In a single window of the Cygnus olor isolate bCygOlo1 chromosome 5, bCygOlo1.pri.v2, whole genome shotgun sequence genome:
- the TMEM260 gene encoding transmembrane protein 260 produces GAGCGAGAAAAAAGALGAAVAAVYGATLPAGLPGGDAGELITAAYELGVAHPPGYPLFTLLARLALGLLPGGTPASRVNLLGGVLGAAAASLLFYTALRLSGSYAGGILAAGVFSFSRLTWQWSITAEVFSLNNLFVGLLMALTVHFEEASTAKERSKISRLGAFCCGLSLCNQHTIVLYVACIVPWVLSRLVRKTELSLGHLLKLGLCFLAGLLPYLYLPASSYLNRARWTWGDQTTFQGFLTHFLREEYGTFNLAKSETGSSMREMLVSQLAQMRSELSLPVLALALVACFSTALPRRQQKSSVIWLFAGMLCVYSLFFAWRANLDVTKPLFLGVVERFWMQSNAVVAVLAGLGLPILVSLTGAVLEGGWVLPGLEWLSAVALVAAQIWANYSTCDQSTNFIVDKFARNLLFSVPMGAVVLLRGDLPGNALRYLHYCEGVRPDITLVDQEMMTYEWYLPKLAKHLPGVSFPGNRWNPVEGVLPDGTRTFNLHRFLKVNKHKEVFVCIGLHEGDSTWRRSYSLWPWGTCEKLVPSDAVFDPGEWIRLTRNLYNWTEDYGSFKPSSWEAVANEEMWQARMKTAFFIFDLAETASVTAEMKSQLYTLAYTSYKEIVNSHTNHPVNWHKNYAIACERMLRLHQVDVDPEALLSETVKHFLLYTEKAEDDPQREDILQAVKHLKKELQGLRKMKANLKRRAG; encoded by the exons ggggccgggtgtggggccggggccgccgccgccgctgccggggCGCTGGGCGCTGCCGTGGCGGCCGTGTACGGGGCCACGCTGCCGGCAGGGCTGCCCGGCGGGGACGCGG gGGAGCTGATCACAGCCGCATATGAGCTTGGA GTCGCCCACCCGCCCGGCTACCCCCTGTTCACGCTGCTGGCCCggctggccctggggctgctgcccggTGGGACCCCTGCATCCCGCGTCAACCTCCTCGGCGGCGTGCTGGGAGCGGCGGCCGCCTCCCTGCTCTTTTACACGGCGCTCAG GCTTTCTGGCTCATATGCTGGAGGAATCCTTGCTGCGGgggtgttttcattttctcGTCTAACATGGCAGTGGTCCATCACGGCGGAGGTTTTTAGCTTAAACAATCTGTTTGTGGGGCTGCTTATGGCTCTTACCGTGCATTTTGAGGAGGCATCCACTGCAAAAGAGAGATCAAAG ATCTCTAGACTCGGTGCCTTTTGCTGCGGGCTCAGCCTGTGCAACCAGCACACGATAGTGCTTTATGTTGCTTGTATCGTGCCCTGGGTTCTCTCCCGGCTGGTCAGAAAGACG GAATTGTCCCTAGGCCATTTGCTGAAGTTGGGTTTATGCTTCTTGGCTGGTTTGCTGCCTTATCTCTATCTGCCGGCTTCGTCCTACCTCAATCGAGCCCGCTGGACATGGGGAGACCAGACAACTTTTCAAGGATTTTTGACCCACTTTCTCAGGGAGGAATATGGGACATTCAATCTG GCCAAGTCGGAGACTGGATCCAGTATGAGAGAGATGCTGGT ctcccagctggcGCAGATGAGGTCGGAGCTCTCCCTCCCTGTCCTCGCCCTGGCGCTCGTGGCCTGtttcagcacagcactgcc gAGAAGGCAACAGAAGTCATCCGTGATTTGGCTCTTCGCTGGAATGCTCTGTGtttattctctcttctttgcCTGGAGAGCAAATTTGGATGTTACAAAGCCTTTGTTTCTGGGCGTG GTGGAGCGGTTCTGGATGCAGAGCAATGCCGTCGTGGCTGtgctggcggggctggggctgcccatcCTCGTGTCCCTCACTGGTGCCGTGCTGGAGGGCGGCTGGGTGCTGCCGGGGCTGGAGTGGCTTTCTGCTGTGGCTCTCGTTGCTGCTCAAATTTGGGCAAATTACAG CACCTGTGATCAGAGCACCAATTTTATTGTTGACAAGTTTGCGAGAAACCTGCTGTTCTCTGTGCCGATGGGTGCAGTGGTCTTGCTCAGAGGAGATTTACCCGGGAACGCCCTTCGTTACCTTCATTACTGCGAAGGAGTGAGGCCAGATATCACCTTAGTGGACCAGGAG ATGATGACTTATGAATGGTATTTACCCAAGCTGGCAAAGCATTTACCCGGTGTCTCTTTTCCTGGGAACCGGTGGAATCCTGTGGAAGGAGTGTTACCCGATGGGACAAGAACTTTTAATCTCCATCGTTTCCTCAAAGTAAATAAACA TAAGGAGGTGTTTGTGTGCATAGGTCTTCATGAAGGGGACTCGACCTGGAGAAGGAGTTACTCTCTTTGGCCGTGGGGTACTTGTGAAAAGTTGGTTCCTTCTGATGCTGTCTTTGACCCAGGAGAGTGGATTCGTCTCACAAGGAATCTCTATAACTGGACTGAAGACTATGGGAG TTTCAAGCCCTCTTCCTGGGAAGCTGTCGCCAATGAGGAGATGTGGCAAGCCAG gatgaaaacagctttctttatATTTGACCTTGCAGAAACTGCCAGTGTGactgcagaaatgaaatcacAGCTTTACACGTTGGCATACACT TCATACAAAGAAATTGTCAACTCTCATACAAATCATCCGGTGAACTGGCACAAAAACTATGCGATAGCCTGCGAGAGGATGTTGCGTCTCCATCA